One Cellulomonas taurus genomic region harbors:
- a CDS encoding helix-turn-helix domain-containing protein: protein MSEQPRRVRFLTVAEVAEAMRVSKMTVYRLLHSGEMPAVRVGRSFRVPQDALDQYLATAQFDVESAEQDGGSGAAGQRRISS, encoded by the coding sequence ATGAGCGAGCAGCCCCGGCGCGTCCGGTTCCTCACCGTGGCCGAGGTCGCCGAGGCGATGCGGGTGTCGAAGATGACCGTCTACCGCCTGCTGCACTCCGGTGAGATGCCGGCGGTGCGGGTCGGTCGCTCGTTCCGGGTTCCGCAGGACGCGTTGGACCAGTACCTGGCCACGGCGCAGTTCGACGTGGAGTCGGCGGAGCAGGACGGCGGTTCCGGTGCGGCTGGTCAGCGCCGGATCTCGTCCTGA
- a CDS encoding 30S ribosomal protein bS22 gives MGSVIKKRRKRMAKKKHRKLLRKTRHQRRNKK, from the coding sequence ATGGGCTCCGTCATCAAGAAGCGCCGCAAGCGCATGGCGAAGAAGAAGCACCGCAAGCTGCTGCGCAAGACGCGTCACCAGCGTCGCAACAAGAAGTGA
- a CDS encoding carbohydrate ABC transporter permease produces MTTQINPTRTGAAATALTDPRPRRRRGREGRGWPFVVPFLVIAVLFLIVPTLYGLGLSFTEQSLMGNGGWVGFDNYTEALGDSTMWATLGHTIAFTVMSTVPLVLVALVMALLVYTGLPGQWLWRLAFFAPYMLPVAVVVQIWVWLFQPEIGFLNYWLDRFGLDKVGWLTDTNVAMWSMVLLTLWWTVGFNFLLYLSALQAIPDQMYEAAALDGAGSWRRLFSITLPQLKGTTVLITVLQVLASLKVFDQMFIAFNGGSGPGGVTRPILQYIYDTGFTGYRMGYASAMSYIFFALIIVVTLVFQLITTRRREAGRGR; encoded by the coding sequence ATGACCACGCAGATCAATCCCACCCGCACCGGCGCCGCCGCCACCGCGCTCACCGACCCCCGTCCGCGCCGACGCCGGGGAAGGGAGGGTCGTGGCTGGCCGTTCGTGGTCCCGTTCCTGGTGATCGCCGTCCTGTTCCTGATCGTGCCCACCCTGTACGGCCTGGGCTTGAGCTTCACCGAGCAGTCGTTGATGGGCAACGGCGGCTGGGTCGGCTTCGACAACTACACCGAGGCCCTCGGTGACAGCACCATGTGGGCCACCCTCGGCCACACCATCGCCTTCACCGTGATGAGCACCGTCCCGCTGGTGCTGGTCGCGCTGGTGATGGCGCTGCTGGTCTACACCGGCCTACCCGGTCAGTGGCTGTGGCGGCTGGCCTTCTTCGCCCCGTACATGCTGCCGGTGGCGGTCGTGGTGCAGATCTGGGTCTGGCTGTTCCAGCCCGAGATCGGCTTCCTCAACTACTGGCTGGACCGGTTCGGTCTGGACAAGGTCGGCTGGCTGACCGACACCAACGTCGCGATGTGGTCGATGGTGCTTCTCACCCTGTGGTGGACGGTCGGGTTCAACTTCCTGCTCTACCTGTCGGCGCTCCAGGCGATCCCGGACCAGATGTACGAGGCCGCCGCGCTGGACGGTGCCGGCTCCTGGCGACGACTGTTCTCGATCACGCTGCCGCAGCTCAAGGGCACCACGGTGCTGATCACGGTGTTGCAGGTGCTGGCGTCGCTGAAGGTCTTCGACCAGATGTTCATCGCCTTCAACGGCGGCTCCGGACCCGGCGGCGTGACCCGGCCGATCCTGCAGTACATCTACGACACCGGCTTCACCGGCTACCGGATGGGCTACGCCTCCGCGATGTCGTACATCTTCTTCGCCCTGATCATCGTGGTGACGCTGGTGTTCCAGCTGATCACCACCCGTCGTCGGGAGGCCGGCCGTGGCCGTTGA
- a CDS encoding extracellular solute-binding protein → MISPNSQGISRRSLIRGAMLGAGALAGSWALSGCGGSAAATGATRIQMWHLFTGGDGGIFQQMLSEVQNEDPRLAIDPVVLTWGAPYYTKLIMASVGGRSPDLAVMHLTRVAGWVPGGVLDPWDLDLLAEHGVTEDSFPPALWERATIDGQLWAVPLDFHAFLLFFDRGLADQAGILGSDGKLTGVDSPQGFLDAGRAMAEVTGYAGIGYGYTGDGSQMSRMLWGLYGQTGGEITLTPGQDAVLDRDKLIEVVTFVQSMLDDTVAIANSDYNAAVASFSTGRVGMCFNGNWELPTFQNAGVDVDAMPMPTLFGTPGTYGDSHCFVLPHQVNADPAKRDAAYRTVAAMLNKSLLWSQGGHIPANRTVTESADYQAEVPQAHYASASENAVFDPQAWFTGSGSDFQARVGEVLQAAWLDKGSPETAVDGLIDRLNAALQTKPPA, encoded by the coding sequence GTGATCTCACCGAACAGTCAGGGCATCAGCCGGCGGTCATTGATCCGCGGCGCGATGCTCGGAGCCGGCGCCCTCGCCGGCTCGTGGGCGCTGAGTGGTTGTGGCGGATCGGCCGCCGCGACCGGGGCGACCCGGATCCAGATGTGGCACCTGTTCACCGGCGGTGACGGCGGCATCTTCCAGCAGATGCTCTCCGAGGTGCAGAACGAGGACCCCCGGCTCGCCATCGACCCGGTGGTGCTGACCTGGGGCGCTCCCTACTACACCAAGCTCATCATGGCGTCGGTGGGTGGTCGCTCACCCGACCTGGCCGTGATGCACCTGACCCGGGTCGCCGGCTGGGTCCCCGGCGGAGTGCTCGACCCCTGGGACCTGGACCTGCTCGCCGAACACGGCGTCACCGAGGACTCGTTCCCGCCCGCACTGTGGGAGCGGGCCACCATCGACGGCCAGCTCTGGGCCGTCCCGCTCGACTTCCACGCCTTCCTGCTGTTCTTCGACCGGGGACTCGCCGACCAGGCGGGCATCCTCGGCTCGGACGGCAAGCTGACCGGTGTCGATTCCCCGCAGGGCTTCCTGGACGCCGGACGCGCGATGGCCGAGGTCACCGGGTACGCCGGGATCGGCTACGGCTACACCGGCGACGGCTCGCAGATGTCCCGGATGCTCTGGGGCCTGTACGGCCAGACCGGCGGCGAGATCACCCTCACCCCCGGCCAGGACGCGGTGCTCGACCGGGACAAGCTGATCGAGGTCGTCACCTTCGTGCAGTCGATGCTGGACGACACGGTGGCGATCGCGAACAGCGACTACAACGCCGCCGTCGCCTCGTTCAGCACCGGCCGGGTCGGCATGTGCTTCAACGGGAACTGGGAGCTGCCGACCTTCCAGAACGCGGGGGTGGACGTCGACGCGATGCCGATGCCCACCCTGTTCGGCACCCCGGGCACCTACGGCGACTCGCACTGCTTCGTGCTGCCGCACCAGGTGAACGCCGACCCGGCCAAGCGCGACGCCGCCTACCGCACGGTGGCCGCGATGCTGAACAAGTCGCTGCTGTGGAGCCAGGGCGGACACATCCCGGCCAACCGGACCGTCACCGAGTCGGCCGACTACCAGGCCGAGGTGCCGCAGGCGCACTACGCCTCCGCCAGCGAGAACGCCGTCTTCGATCCGCAGGCGTGGTTCACCGGCTCCGGGTCGGACTTCCAGGCCCGGGTCGGCGAGGTGCTGCAGGCGGCATGGCTGGACAAGGGATCGCCCGAGACGGCGGTGGACGGGCTGATCGACCGCCTGAACGCCGCCCTGCAGACCAAGCCGCCGGCGTGA